One part of the Solanum dulcamara chromosome 8, daSolDulc1.2, whole genome shotgun sequence genome encodes these proteins:
- the LOC129899718 gene encoding ethylene-responsive transcription factor SHINE 3-like, with product MVQSKKFKGVRQRQWGSWVSEIRHPLLKKRIWLGTFETAEEAARAYDEAAILMNGQVAKTNFPIVKESSANNNDKKFPLSSSSTLSSSVLNAKLRKCCKDPAPSITCLRLDNDNCHIGVWQKRSGKHSGSNWITKIELRKKEEEEEHHDDHQSMNSELGISKPLDEENRAAMQMVEELLNWNYPFSPEPITDISPSFSNSI from the exons ATGGTACAATCAAAGAAGTTCAAAGGTGTCAGACAACGCCAGTGGGGCTCTTGGGTTTCTGAAATTCGCCACCCTCTGCT GAAGAAAAGGATATGGCTAGGAACATTTGAGACAGCAGAGGAAGCGGCGAGAGCGTATGATGAAGCAGCTATCTTGATGAATGGTCAAGTAGCAAAAACAAATTTCCCAATTGTGAAGGAGAGTAGTGCTAACAATAATGACAAGAAATTCCCCTTATCttcttcatcaacactatcTAGTAGTGTGCTCAATGCAAAGCTGAGGAAATGTTGTAAGGATCCAGCACCTTCCATTACCTGTCTGAGGCTCGATAACGATAACTGTCATATTGGAGTGTGGCAAAAAAGATCAGGGAAACATTCAGGTTCTAATTGGATAACAAAAATTGAGCTTAGgaaaaaggaggaggaggaggagcatCATGATGATCATCAGAGTATGAATTCTGAACTTGGGATTAGTAAGCCATTGGATGAAGAAAACAGAGCTGCTATGCAAATGGTTGAAGAACTACTCAATTGGAATTATCCCTTTTCTCCTGAACCTATTACTGATATCTCTCCCTCTTTTTCTAACTCTATATGA